In one Rutidosis leptorrhynchoides isolate AG116_Rl617_1_P2 chromosome 8, CSIRO_AGI_Rlap_v1, whole genome shotgun sequence genomic region, the following are encoded:
- the LOC139864442 gene encoding uncharacterized protein produces MDSSMAFNTSKKRSVFAFITLVFLLLLSFNGDSLFSVKFPSLTSTGRKRSPEFKLARSSRNLFTVEKDETPSQTSTPHLKSQTFSPESPPAGAGDLKNLAFFKHPLPNPNPNVYPNVNPNTLFPNLRRSHNFEIESENLSENQNKKLLKMLTAFGTTRRRGEDFPARVRELFYGMKINETSCKIKFFMTWISSLNSFNERAIHSIESIFRMHPHACVLIVSNSLDSVRGRQILRPFTDKGFRVTAISPDFGFLFKNTMAESWFSKLVRGRVSTGAIPLGQNLSNLLRLSLLYKYGGVYIDFDVIVLKSFTKLKNSIGAQSMDPSFKNWSRLNNAVLAFDKMHPLLYKFIEEFALTFNGNKWGHNGPYLVSRVVSRLQGRPGYYFTVLPPSAFYPVNWDKVHTLFRGAKNETESRWLKMKFDQIRNQSYTVHLWNRQSRWIRIEEGSIIRRILSDHCVFCNTTSSTKNYDVSSTED; encoded by the coding sequence ATGGACTCTTCAATGGCATTCAATACTAGCAAGAAACGTTCTGTATTCGCTTTCATCACACTCGTTTTCCTTCTGCTGTTATCTTTTAACGGCGATTCACTCTTTTCCGTCAAGTTTCCGTCACTTACTTCAACCGGCCGTAAACGATCGCCGGAGTTCAAACTAGCCCGATCTTCAAGAAACTTGTTTACCGTCGAAAAAGATGAAACCCCATCTCAAACTTCAACACCCCATTTGAAATCACAAACCTTTTCGCCGGAATCACCACCCGCCGGCGCCGGAGATTTAAAAAACTTGGCGTTCTTTAAACACCCATtgccaaaccctaacccaaatgtGTATCCAAACGTGAATCCGAATACCCTTTTCCCCAATTTACGAAGATCTCACAATTTCGAGATTGAATCAGAGAATTTATCTGAAAATCAGAACAAGAAACTGTTGAAAATGTTGACGGCATTTGGGACAACGCGCCGCCGTGGAGAAGATTTTCCGGCAAGGGTTAGAGAACTTTTTTATGGCATGAAAATTAATGAAACTTCATGCAAGATTAAGTTCTTTATGACGTGGATATCCTCATTGAATTCTTTCAACGAAAGAGCGATTCATTCGATTGAATCGATATTCAGAATGCACCCACACGCGTGTGTTTTAATCGTATCGAACTCGCTTGATTCGGTTAGAGGACGACAAATTTTACGACCCTTTACAGACAAAGGGTTTAGGGTTACTGCAATTTCCCCTGATTTTGGGTTCTTGTTCAAGAACACAATGGCTGAATCTTGGTTTTCGAAGTTAGTAAGAGGTCGTGTTAGTACTGGTGCGATTCCATTAGGTCAAAACTTATCAAATTTGTTGAGGTTAAGTTTGCTATATAAATATGGTGGAGTTTATATAGATTTTGATGTTATAGTTTTAAAAAGTTTTACAAAATTGAAGAACTCAATTGGTGCACAATCAATGGATCCAAGTTTCAAGAATTGGAGTAGGTTAAATAATGCAGTTTTGGCATTTGATAAAATGCATCCTTTACTTTACAAATTCATTGAGGAATTTGCATTAACTTTTAATGGTAACAAATGGGGTCACAATGGTCCTTATTTGGTCTCAAGGGTGGTTTCAAGGTTACAAGGAAGGCCTGGGTACTATTTTACTGTTTTGCCCCCAAGCGCGTTTTATCCTGTGAATTGGGACAAGGTTCATACACTTTTTCGAGGGGCGAAAAACGAGACTGAATCAAGATGGTTAAAGATGAAGTTTGACCAGATTCGAAACCAAAGCTATACTGTTCATCTTTGGAATAGGCAAAGTAGATGGATTCGTATTGAAGAAGGTAGCATTATTCGAAGGATTTTATCGGATCATTGTGTTTTCTGTAACACAACAAGTAGTACTAAAAACTATGATGTGAGTTCTACAGAAGATTAG